One segment of Synechococcus sp. A15-24 DNA contains the following:
- a CDS encoding fasciclin domain-containing protein, which yields MTSTSAFAGGHMGDKDHTMPSMDIVDTAVTAGSFETLAAALGEAGLVGALKGEGPFTVFAPTDEAFAKLPDGTVALLLKPSNKEKLTDILTYHVVAGNVKAADVVKLSSAETLNGKSITIKTKDGMVFIDHSTVTKADIKATNGTIHVIDTVLIPE from the coding sequence TTGACCTCTACGAGCGCTTTCGCAGGAGGTCATATGGGTGATAAGGATCACACCATGCCCTCCATGGACATAGTTGACACGGCTGTTACTGCGGGCAGCTTTGAAACCCTAGCGGCAGCGCTTGGTGAGGCTGGATTAGTAGGAGCACTCAAGGGTGAAGGTCCTTTCACCGTTTTTGCACCAACAGATGAGGCCTTCGCAAAGCTTCCTGATGGGACAGTTGCATTGTTGTTAAAGCCTTCAAACAAAGAGAAATTAACTGATATCCTTACGTATCACGTTGTTGCTGGAAATGTAAAAGCTGCAGATGTCGTCAAGTTGTCTAGTGCTGAAACACTCAATGGTAAGTCAATTACAATCAAGACAAAAGATGGAATGGTTTTTATTGACCACTCCACAGTCACAAAGGCAGATATCAAAGCTACGAATGGCACAATCCACGTGATTGATACTGTATTGATCCCGGAGTGA
- a CDS encoding tetratricopeptide repeat protein, with the protein MSRRAFAIAAALSVLALESPFITFNANPLPRQYFNQGVKKYEAGNYRGAIDDWSKAIEINPQDAIAYNSRGIAKDNLGDYQGAIAGFNKAIKC; encoded by the coding sequence ATGTCACGCCGAGCTTTTGCCATTGCTGCGGCACTGTCTGTACTTGCACTTGAATCTCCGTTTATTACTTTCAATGCAAACCCATTGCCAAGGCAGTATTTCAATCAAGGAGTAAAGAAATATGAGGCAGGCAATTATCGAGGAGCAATTGATGATTGGAGTAAGGCAATAGAGATTAATCCTCAGGATGCAATTGCCTACAATAGTCGTGGTATTGCCAAGGATAATTTAGGTGATTATCAAGGAGCAATTGCTGGTTTCAACAAGGCAATAAAGTGTTAG
- the yidD gene encoding membrane protein insertion efficiency factor YidD, translated as MAMLEPDQSQVTPQVHEPATVSVSPLGSVLAAINAALAWLMLAGINFYRRFISPLIGPRCRFTPTCSAYGLEAIQRHGPWRGGWLTVKRLLRCHPFTPCGCDPVPD; from the coding sequence TTGGCCATGCTGGAACCGGATCAGTCCCAGGTGACGCCGCAAGTGCACGAACCAGCCACTGTATCGGTCAGCCCATTGGGTTCCGTACTCGCTGCGATCAACGCCGCGCTGGCCTGGCTGATGCTGGCTGGAATCAATTTCTACAGGCGTTTCATTTCGCCGCTGATCGGTCCCCGCTGTCGCTTCACCCCCACCTGCAGCGCCTACGGCCTGGAGGCGATTCAGCGGCACGGCCCTTGGAGGGGTGGTTGGCTCACCGTGAAACGGCTGCTGCGCTGCCACCCCTTCACCCCCTGCGGATGTGATCCGGTGCCGGACTGA
- a CDS encoding aminotransferase class V-fold PLP-dependent enzyme: MRSQCPALLNKTYFNYGGQGPLPTPSLEAIQASWRRIQELGPFTTDVWPFIGAEVSSTRRRLAQLCGVAPHRLALSENVTSGCVLPLWGLPFIAGDRLLISDCEHPGVVAACVELARREGLLIDTLPVKQLRGDQPSSDAGVMDALEQSLTPRTRLVVLSHLLWNTGQIMPITAVAERLALHPQSPYLLVDAAQSFGQIPVQQAAAAADIYAFTGHKWACGPEGLGGMALSERVLEQGQPTVIGWRSLRDESKADLSSSDPFHHDSRRFEVATSCVPLMAGLRCSLDLLDQEGTSYERWVRIQSRSEALWQALNNLDGLTPLLQVPPASGLVSFQLRHDAAPAEVVQQLGQQGLWIRGLADPSCLRACTHVTTTEAETKALTTAIAQY, encoded by the coding sequence TTGCGATCACAATGTCCAGCCCTGCTCAACAAGACCTACTTCAATTATGGCGGCCAGGGGCCCCTGCCAACACCATCGCTGGAGGCCATCCAGGCCAGCTGGCGACGCATTCAGGAACTCGGTCCGTTCACCACCGATGTGTGGCCGTTCATCGGCGCCGAAGTCTCCAGCACCCGAAGACGCCTTGCCCAGCTCTGTGGGGTGGCGCCCCATCGCCTGGCCCTCAGTGAAAACGTCACCAGCGGCTGTGTCCTGCCGCTGTGGGGTTTGCCCTTTATCGCAGGCGATCGCCTGTTGATCAGCGACTGCGAGCACCCAGGCGTTGTCGCAGCCTGCGTGGAGCTGGCCCGGCGTGAGGGCCTGTTGATCGACACGCTGCCGGTGAAGCAGCTGCGAGGCGATCAACCCAGCAGCGATGCGGGCGTGATGGATGCTCTTGAGCAGAGCCTCACCCCCCGCACGCGGCTGGTGGTGCTGAGCCATCTGCTCTGGAACACCGGTCAGATCATGCCCATCACCGCCGTTGCGGAACGGCTTGCTCTGCACCCTCAGTCGCCCTACCTGCTGGTGGATGCGGCCCAGAGCTTCGGACAGATTCCTGTGCAGCAGGCCGCTGCTGCCGCAGACATCTATGCCTTCACCGGCCACAAGTGGGCCTGCGGCCCGGAGGGTCTGGGGGGCATGGCCCTGTCCGAACGGGTGCTGGAACAGGGCCAACCCACCGTGATCGGTTGGCGCAGCCTGCGGGATGAAAGCAAGGCAGACCTGAGCAGCTCAGATCCGTTTCATCACGACAGCCGCCGTTTTGAGGTGGCCACCAGTTGCGTGCCCCTGATGGCCGGTCTGCGTTGTTCGCTTGATCTACTGGATCAGGAGGGGACGAGTTACGAACGCTGGGTTCGGATCCAGTCGCGCAGTGAAGCGCTTTGGCAGGCCTTGAACAACTTGGACGGGTTGACGCCGCTGCTGCAGGTGCCCCCCGCCAGCGGCCTGGTGAGTTTTCAACTGCGCCATGACGCAGCCCCTGCAGAGGTGGTGCAGCAGCTCGGACAACAGGGCCTGTGGATCCGCGGCCTGGCGGATCCCAGCTGCCTGCGCGCCTGCACCCACGTGACCACAACAGAGGCTGAGACCAAGGCACTGACCACAGCGATTGCACAATATTGA
- a CDS encoding glutaredoxin family protein produces the protein MQVLVLYSRQGCCLCEGLEQRLMALNLAGLGITLQVIDIDGHDLPTELKGRYDLEVPVLVAQGRELPRVSPRLAGEGLFNWLQRTLSNPAGSA, from the coding sequence ATGCAGGTGTTGGTGCTGTACAGCCGCCAGGGCTGCTGTCTCTGTGAGGGGCTCGAACAACGATTAATGGCCCTCAACCTGGCTGGGCTTGGGATCACGCTGCAGGTGATTGACATCGACGGCCACGACTTACCCACCGAGCTGAAGGGCCGATACGACCTGGAGGTGCCGGTGCTGGTGGCCCAGGGCCGGGAGCTGCCACGGGTGTCACCGCGGTTGGCCGGTGAGGGCCTGTTCAACTGGTTGCAACGGACCCTGTCCAACCCTGCTGGATCGGCTTAG
- a CDS encoding DUF4278 domain-containing protein, with product MTALLYRGHSYEAQAPSLKACVELTYRREHYNTCREEVARNAHPRLTYRGASYTK from the coding sequence ATGACTGCTCTTCTCTACAGAGGTCACTCCTACGAAGCCCAAGCACCTTCGCTCAAAGCTTGTGTCGAGCTGACCTACCGCCGCGAGCACTACAACACCTGCCGCGAAGAAGTCGCTCGCAACGCTCATCCACGCCTGACCTACCGAGGTGCTTCGTACACCAAGTGA
- a CDS encoding UDP-N-acetylmuramoyl-L-alanyl-D-glutamate--2,6-diaminopimelate ligase — protein sequence MGQSLHDLLRDVGLDVPAGLVDPQLMSITSDSRLVGEGSLFLGLPGERVDGGRFWRQALQAGAAAAVIGPSAAQELPPAADQPVLVLREPVARSIGELAASYWGHPCRRMALIGVTGTNGKTTTTHLIEHLAARVGQPTALFGTLVNRWPGHSITATHTTSVADRLQAQLAEAASAGSQLAAMEVSSHALVQERVAGCRFAGAVFTNLTQDHLDYHRTMEAYYKAKARLFTPPLLDGDGPSAVVNSDDPWGSRLAEQLGGRCWRSSFGDPQAELQMVDLEMTGQGVHGRLLSPAGSGAFCSPLLGRFNLMNLLQAVGVLLQRGLPLEPLLEAVGSFRGVPGRMERVVVNGAEAPALPTVLVDYAHTPDGLENALAASRPFTDGRLVCVFGCGGDRDRGKRPQMAAIAARLADRVVVTSDNPRTEDPDQILADVVAGIPSGTDLSVKRDRATAIAEAIADASAADLVLIAGKGHEDYQILGTEKVHFDDREEAEQALRGRP from the coding sequence ATGGGTCAGTCGTTGCATGACCTGCTGCGGGATGTCGGCCTGGATGTGCCTGCCGGTCTGGTCGATCCCCAGCTCATGTCCATCACCAGCGATTCGCGCCTGGTGGGTGAGGGATCGTTGTTTCTGGGCCTGCCGGGGGAGCGCGTTGATGGCGGTCGTTTCTGGAGGCAGGCATTGCAGGCAGGTGCTGCCGCTGCTGTGATCGGACCTTCCGCCGCGCAGGAGCTGCCTCCCGCCGCCGATCAGCCGGTGTTAGTGCTGCGCGAGCCAGTGGCGCGCAGCATCGGTGAATTAGCGGCTTCCTATTGGGGGCATCCCTGCCGCCGGATGGCACTGATCGGTGTCACCGGTACCAATGGCAAAACCACCACAACACACCTGATCGAGCATCTGGCGGCTCGAGTTGGTCAGCCCACCGCCCTGTTCGGCACCTTGGTGAACCGTTGGCCTGGCCACAGCATCACGGCCACCCACACCACATCGGTGGCTGATCGCCTGCAAGCCCAGCTGGCAGAAGCAGCAAGTGCCGGCAGCCAGCTGGCGGCGATGGAGGTGAGTTCCCACGCCCTTGTTCAGGAGCGGGTGGCGGGGTGTCGCTTCGCGGGGGCTGTGTTCACCAACCTCACCCAGGACCACCTTGATTACCACCGCACGATGGAGGCCTATTACAAGGCCAAGGCGCGTCTGTTCACGCCTCCCCTGCTGGACGGGGACGGACCTTCGGCGGTGGTGAACAGCGATGACCCCTGGGGGAGCCGTCTCGCCGAGCAGCTGGGGGGTCGTTGCTGGCGCAGCTCCTTTGGAGACCCGCAAGCGGAGCTGCAGATGGTCGACCTCGAGATGACCGGACAGGGCGTCCATGGACGCTTGCTCAGTCCCGCCGGATCCGGCGCTTTCTGTTCTCCGCTGCTGGGGCGCTTCAACCTGATGAACCTGTTACAGGCGGTGGGCGTACTGCTGCAACGGGGTCTGCCCCTGGAGCCGCTGCTGGAGGCTGTCGGCAGCTTTCGGGGCGTGCCTGGTCGGATGGAGCGGGTGGTCGTGAACGGTGCTGAAGCTCCCGCCTTGCCCACTGTTCTTGTGGATTACGCCCATACTCCTGATGGTCTTGAGAATGCCCTGGCAGCGTCTCGGCCTTTCACCGATGGTCGGCTGGTCTGCGTGTTTGGCTGTGGTGGCGACAGGGATCGGGGCAAGCGGCCTCAGATGGCAGCCATTGCTGCTCGCCTGGCGGACCGGGTGGTGGTCACCTCCGACAACCCGCGCACGGAAGATCCCGATCAAATCCTTGCCGATGTGGTGGCGGGGATCCCCTCCGGTACCGACCTGAGCGTGAAGCGCGATAGGGCCACGGCGATCGCGGAGGCCATTGCTGATGCGTCAGCGGCGGACCTGGTGTTGATCGCCGGCAAAGGACATGAGGACTATCAAATTCTCGGTACCGAGAAAGTGCACTTCGATGATCGGGAAGAGGCGGAGCAGGCCCTGAGAGGACGACCGTAA
- a CDS encoding fatty acid desaturase — protein MTHDATTNLSSRALRRIDLNIKPYMQSDDGIATWQIINTIIPLIICCIAIGNLTNELTSVSLVLVPALFILIILFLSRSFSLMHDCGHHSLFGSKTANRIAAFLLSIVHAMPHHPWSRGHAFHHKHNGNWNRYRGPSALTTRREYNARNKSSQFMYQFLRHPAILLPGGFYYLVLKPRAALMLGLIELTANAFSDAFCKLSSGQTFNISSFINSHKSSFFYTKGEVYDTTANSICVLLAWYWIGNTIGHWHFWILYSAIMSVSAAIMIAVFFVQHNFPESYASGDKDWSYLKGAIDGSSFLIMPRILNWFTADIAYHHVHHLSERIPNYRLRMCHEYNENKFSSVKRLQLHQLWNCFSLILWDDETYQLTSID, from the coding sequence TTGACACATGACGCCACCACAAACCTGTCATCAAGAGCCCTTAGGCGCATTGATTTAAACATCAAGCCTTACATGCAAAGCGACGACGGAATTGCGACCTGGCAAATTATCAACACGATAATCCCGTTGATCATATGCTGCATTGCCATTGGCAATCTCACCAACGAACTAACATCAGTCTCGCTCGTTTTAGTCCCAGCACTTTTTATATTAATCATTCTATTTTTGAGCAGAAGCTTTTCACTGATGCACGACTGTGGTCACCACAGCTTATTTGGATCGAAAACTGCTAATCGAATTGCCGCCTTTCTGTTGAGCATTGTCCACGCAATGCCTCATCACCCCTGGTCAAGAGGCCATGCATTTCACCACAAACACAACGGTAATTGGAATCGATACAGAGGCCCGTCCGCTCTCACAACACGTCGCGAATACAACGCAAGAAACAAAAGCTCTCAATTCATGTACCAATTTTTACGTCATCCAGCAATACTTCTCCCAGGGGGATTCTACTATCTTGTTCTCAAACCAAGAGCAGCACTAATGCTTGGCCTTATTGAGCTCACCGCCAACGCATTCTCGGATGCATTTTGCAAACTTTCAAGCGGGCAAACATTCAACATAAGCTCATTTATCAACAGTCATAAGTCAAGCTTCTTTTACACTAAAGGAGAAGTTTATGACACAACTGCCAATAGCATCTGTGTTTTACTGGCCTGGTATTGGATTGGAAATACGATTGGTCACTGGCATTTTTGGATTTTATATTCAGCCATCATGAGCGTCAGCGCCGCAATTATGATCGCTGTCTTTTTTGTTCAGCACAATTTCCCAGAATCATATGCTAGCGGCGACAAAGATTGGAGTTACCTCAAGGGAGCAATTGACGGATCATCTTTTTTAATTATGCCTCGTATACTCAACTGGTTTACAGCAGACATTGCCTACCATCACGTTCACCACTTGTCCGAAAGAATCCCTAATTACCGCCTTCGTATGTGCCATGAATATAATGAGAACAAATTCAGCAGCGTTAAGCGACTGCAACTTCATCAACTCTGGAACTGCTTTTCATTGATCCTTTGGGACGACGAAACCTATCAACTCACCTCAATCGATTGA
- a CDS encoding ion transporter, translating into MIVLSIGVAIIATEPVIRSSLGDLLVKADVALSIIFLIEYVARLWVAPLRDGARRGIQGALDYAITPLAILDLIAIAPTIFGLISPELYLLRIIRLTRIGRVGRSKRFRKSIKYFNQALTAKKEELQISAIYSGVVIFISSVLMFLVEGRVQEEQFGSIPRCLWWSVVTVTTVGYGDTYPITALGKLVAALTAICGIAVIAIPIGIISAGFTEFLGSEISREDP; encoded by the coding sequence ATGATCGTCTTGTCCATTGGAGTGGCGATCATCGCTACGGAACCTGTTATTCGATCATCACTGGGAGATTTACTCGTAAAAGCTGATGTCGCGTTATCAATAATCTTCCTGATCGAATATGTAGCGCGACTCTGGGTCGCTCCACTTAGGGACGGAGCAAGAAGAGGCATTCAAGGTGCTTTGGACTACGCCATTACGCCTTTGGCAATCCTGGATCTAATTGCAATCGCACCAACCATCTTTGGTCTCATCTCCCCTGAACTGTATTTGCTCAGGATTATTAGACTGACGCGGATCGGAAGAGTAGGTCGTTCAAAGCGTTTTCGGAAAAGCATCAAGTATTTCAACCAAGCACTGACTGCCAAAAAAGAAGAACTTCAAATTTCCGCAATTTATTCGGGAGTTGTTATTTTTATTAGTAGTGTATTAATGTTTTTAGTGGAAGGGCGTGTACAAGAAGAACAGTTTGGATCAATACCAAGATGCCTGTGGTGGTCTGTAGTTACAGTGACGACAGTTGGATATGGGGACACCTATCCCATAACAGCACTGGGGAAACTTGTGGCAGCATTGACTGCCATATGCGGGATCGCTGTGATTGCAATCCCAATCGGCATTATCTCGGCAGGTTTCACTGAGTTTCTGGGATCGGAGATTTCTAGAGAAGATCCTTGA
- a CDS encoding DUF4079 domain-containing protein, giving the protein MAESEALQNLSSHQWWGLIHPVVMMLIVYPVTGATIRLGILARERRLEINPIADTVPLEHAQHGAWVTGGVLVAVLIGLSHSLTGAEIGLVLLSGFVVLIGYISLLRSRLIWQRLLAAAISWGGMLTLGLQPAVERLSDQPWTGLFWQSHFWMGWILTGLLLSSTVIQPLIGRSTRLRHWHVATNVLVALLLAMQAISGSRDLVISGLLRLHGAS; this is encoded by the coding sequence TTGGCTGAATCTGAGGCTCTGCAGAACCTCAGCTCCCATCAATGGTGGGGGCTGATCCATCCGGTGGTGATGATGTTAATCGTCTACCCCGTGACGGGAGCGACGATCCGATTGGGAATCCTGGCGCGGGAACGGCGATTGGAGATCAACCCGATTGCGGACACGGTGCCCCTTGAGCATGCCCAGCACGGCGCCTGGGTGACCGGCGGAGTTCTGGTGGCGGTGCTGATCGGCCTCAGCCACAGCCTGACAGGAGCAGAGATCGGCCTCGTGCTGCTGTCGGGTTTTGTGGTGCTGATCGGGTACATCTCCTTACTGCGCAGCCGCCTGATCTGGCAGCGGCTGCTGGCGGCTGCCATCTCCTGGGGAGGGATGTTGACCCTGGGGCTTCAACCGGCCGTGGAACGGCTGAGTGATCAGCCCTGGACAGGATTGTTCTGGCAATCCCACTTCTGGATGGGCTGGATCCTCACCGGTCTGCTGCTCAGCTCAACGGTGATCCAACCCCTGATCGGTCGCAGCACACGGCTGCGGCATTGGCATGTCGCCACCAACGTGCTGGTGGCTTTGCTGCTGGCCATGCAGGCGATTTCCGGAAGCCGCGATCTGGTAATCAGCGGCCTGTTGCGGCTGCATGGAGCAAGCTGA
- the rpsD gene encoding 30S ribosomal protein S4: MARYRGPRLRITRRLGDLPGLTRKAAKRSYPPGQHGQARRKRSEYAIRLEEKQKLRFNYGVSERQLVRYVKKARAQEGSTGTNLLKLLENRLDNVCFRLGFGPTVPGARQLVNHGHVTVNGRVTDIASYQCKPGDVVAIRERKCSKQLAEGNLEFPGLANVPTHLELDKAKLSAKVTGRCEREWVALEINELLVVEYYSRKV; this comes from the coding sequence ATGGCTCGATACCGCGGCCCTCGTCTGAGGATCACGCGGCGCTTGGGAGACCTCCCCGGTCTCACCCGGAAGGCCGCAAAGCGGTCCTATCCCCCCGGTCAGCACGGCCAAGCCCGTCGCAAGCGCTCTGAATACGCGATCCGTCTCGAAGAGAAGCAGAAGCTTCGCTTCAATTACGGCGTCTCCGAGCGTCAGCTCGTGCGTTACGTGAAGAAAGCGCGCGCCCAGGAGGGTTCCACCGGAACCAACCTGCTCAAGCTGCTCGAGAACCGTCTCGACAATGTCTGTTTCCGCCTCGGCTTCGGTCCAACCGTGCCCGGCGCCCGTCAGCTGGTGAACCACGGCCACGTGACCGTGAATGGCCGTGTCACCGACATCGCCAGCTACCAGTGCAAACCCGGCGATGTGGTCGCCATCCGCGAGCGCAAGTGCAGTAAACAGCTGGCTGAAGGCAACCTGGAGTTCCCCGGTCTGGCCAACGTGCCGACCCACCTGGAACTGGACAAGGCCAAGCTCAGTGCCAAGGTCACCGGTCGCTGTGAACGCGAGTGGGTTGCCCTGGAAATCAACGAACTGCTGGTGGTGGAGTACTACTCCAGAAAGGTTTAA
- a CDS encoding ERV1/ALR-related protein — MAGRLQSSGADLTMDDLNGAIDAYRLKDGAISLQEWRLLLALQVGDAGLKAREAFRLLDQDGDGWIELADLKRLIHLFEVSEQTADAIAIEIARDGSDRIDLQRLLDYLPEGFEAHPRAYSGGHRAVDPHGVSRGTSSAGRGNQGGLNNHKGTSPLQMQIGWFRLIQGAAYRSFRESYSANSETHLRAYDLPYTIPDFVRFVNAAVDLYLSLGIVEPGAEEPFESLKTSVNGAEEALRERMANWESISPTEAMLEAEGRLEQELAELDHHHQIVSVVLEVLLTAALHGHSPDQVTHEDLQSHELNRLRQLDDHREVTAELDHQKPASTRPYHDSWQRVIVDPGDERFAGSIMPTAYWYDEFMPLLLRASSVLSKDDIFAWDNADDTDLNAWFAERHAAGEFDLYGHATEEAFNSRPLEVKKELKRAWELTRHYLNGVQKRREREEFGRESGFLCQYVAFLDLHVGRHDVEASQMRVSFPYYIGPATWRFMHTSAELIAAQPGGQQQQSVETFKAFFAALATMYPCPYCRFHLNRYVVRNREVSMYPIEYLLLGSDEASSTLEVSLQDKLERVSDGDSLRLFLWKLHNTVSSSIARSESWYHQDSGAYYTSRYWPSLDSELERAHTLGVESIERDRVQRIYGVVKSAAHLSVLRDELQVSLHSDDLEQQKSVRSRAVGAINGVEDAVTQSRFLHENYRYNPDMVLDEPHFSAAEEILARSGQFTED, encoded by the coding sequence ATGGCAGGCCGCCTGCAATCCAGCGGCGCGGATCTCACCATGGACGACCTGAACGGTGCCATTGACGCGTATCGGCTCAAGGATGGAGCCATCAGTCTTCAGGAGTGGCGCCTTCTGCTGGCACTGCAGGTGGGTGACGCCGGCCTCAAGGCACGTGAGGCCTTCCGTTTGCTCGATCAGGACGGTGATGGCTGGATCGAGCTGGCGGATCTCAAGCGGTTGATCCATCTGTTTGAGGTGTCTGAGCAAACGGCCGATGCCATTGCGATCGAAATCGCTCGGGACGGTTCTGACCGGATCGACCTCCAGCGACTGCTGGACTACCTGCCAGAGGGATTTGAAGCGCATCCGCGCGCCTACAGCGGCGGGCACCGGGCGGTGGATCCCCATGGGGTCTCCCGCGGTACTTCTTCAGCAGGGCGAGGCAATCAGGGTGGTCTGAACAATCACAAGGGGACGTCACCGTTGCAGATGCAGATCGGTTGGTTCCGTCTGATCCAAGGGGCGGCTTACCGCAGTTTTCGTGAGAGCTACTCCGCCAATTCCGAGACCCACCTACGGGCCTACGACCTGCCGTACACGATTCCGGACTTTGTTCGGTTCGTGAATGCGGCCGTTGATCTCTACCTGTCCCTCGGCATCGTTGAGCCTGGCGCTGAAGAGCCGTTCGAGAGCCTGAAGACTTCTGTGAATGGTGCCGAAGAGGCCCTGCGCGAGCGCATGGCGAACTGGGAGTCGATCTCTCCCACTGAAGCGATGCTGGAGGCGGAGGGCCGGCTGGAGCAGGAACTGGCGGAGCTGGACCACCATCATCAGATCGTGTCCGTGGTGCTGGAGGTGTTGCTGACGGCGGCACTGCATGGCCACAGCCCGGATCAGGTCACCCATGAGGATCTTCAGAGCCACGAGCTGAATCGCCTTCGGCAGCTTGATGACCATCGTGAGGTCACCGCTGAGCTGGATCATCAGAAACCCGCTTCAACACGTCCCTATCACGACAGTTGGCAGCGGGTGATCGTCGACCCCGGTGATGAGCGCTTCGCCGGCTCGATCATGCCAACGGCCTACTGGTACGACGAGTTCATGCCACTGCTGCTGCGGGCGAGTTCGGTTCTGAGCAAAGACGACATCTTCGCTTGGGATAACGCCGACGACACCGATCTCAATGCCTGGTTCGCTGAACGCCATGCCGCCGGCGAGTTTGATCTCTACGGCCATGCCACTGAGGAGGCCTTCAACTCCCGTCCTCTGGAGGTCAAGAAGGAGCTAAAACGGGCCTGGGAGCTGACCCGCCATTACCTCAACGGTGTCCAGAAACGCCGGGAGCGGGAGGAGTTCGGGCGTGAATCCGGTTTCCTCTGCCAGTACGTCGCCTTTCTGGATCTGCACGTCGGCCGGCATGACGTGGAGGCCAGCCAGATGCGGGTGAGTTTCCCTTACTACATCGGACCGGCGACCTGGCGTTTCATGCACACCAGTGCTGAACTGATCGCCGCCCAACCGGGTGGGCAGCAGCAGCAATCGGTGGAGACGTTCAAGGCCTTCTTTGCTGCACTGGCCACGATGTATCCCTGCCCCTACTGCCGCTTTCATCTCAATCGCTACGTGGTGCGTAATCGCGAGGTGTCGATGTATCCGATTGAGTACCTGCTGCTGGGATCGGATGAGGCCAGCAGCACTCTGGAGGTCTCCCTGCAGGACAAGCTGGAGCGCGTGAGCGATGGTGATTCGCTGCGGTTGTTCCTCTGGAAGCTGCACAACACCGTGTCCTCCTCCATCGCCCGTAGTGAATCCTGGTACCACCAGGACTCCGGTGCGTATTACACCTCCCGGTACTGGCCGAGCCTGGATTCGGAGCTGGAGCGGGCACACACCCTGGGGGTTGAGTCGATCGAACGGGATCGGGTGCAACGCATCTACGGCGTGGTGAAAAGCGCAGCCCATCTTTCGGTGCTGCGTGATGAATTGCAGGTCTCTCTGCATTCCGACGACCTGGAGCAGCAGAAGAGCGTTCGTTCACGGGCAGTCGGTGCCATCAACGGCGTTGAAGACGCTGTCACCCAGTCCAGGTTTCTGCATGAGAACTACCGCTACAACCCTGATATGGTGCTGGACGAGCCTCACTTCAGTGCTGCGGAAGAGATCCTGGCGCGCAGCGGTCAGTTCACCGAAGACTGA